TTGCACTTGCAAATTCAGCTTTAATTGCATTTCTGTTAATCAATGGCGCAGCTAAATCTCCTGCTATAGAATATAAAATTGACTCTGGAAACGTAAACAAATAAGCAGGCTTAAATGCTTGTACTCCAAATGCTGCCGAAATATCCAATGAAGGATAAAACTCAGCACGTGCTACTTTTACGTCTAATTTTGCTGCTACAAGCTCTAACTCTGCTTGTTTAACATCAGGACGATTTGCTAATAATTGAGACGGAATTCCAGAACTAACTGCTGCAGGCAATAAACTCAAGAAGTTGGTACTGCTAGTTCTTTTAATTTCCTGTGGATATCTACCTAACAAAAAGTTGATTTTATTCTCCGCTTCTTTTATTTGCTGACGAATATCAAACTCCATACTTTTTGAAGTTAAAACCTCAGCCTCAAACTTCTTAACACCAAGTTCTGTTGCTCTTGCAGCTTGCTTCTGAATTTTTACAATTTCTAAAGCATTTGACTGCAATTTGATCGTTTGATTTATAATATCCAATTGATTGTCCAAAGCCAATAACTCATAATAAGAATCAGCAACTTCAGCAATAAGATTTGTAATCACGAAGTTTTTCCCCTCAACTGTAGCTAAATATCTGTTTAAAGCTGCTTTTTTAGAATTACGCAATTTTTTCCAGATATCAACTTCCCAATTCGCATAAGCGGCAATTGTAAAATCACCAAGCGGATCAGGAGTTTCTACTCCCGGTTTAATCTCTGTTGTAGCATCACCCGCACCTTGGCTTGTATATCTACCAACTTTCTCGATTCCAGCTCCGGCGCGAACACCAACTGTTGGCAATAAAAGTCCTTTTTTAACTCGGATATCATTCTTTGCAATTTCAATTTCCTGCAAAGTGATATTTAATTCCTGATTGTTTTTTAATGCAACATCAATAAGGTCAACAAGGTTTTGATCTTTAAAATAATCTTTCCATTGCAATGCTGATGTATTATTGTTTGCGTCCTGAGTTTGGGCAGTCTGATCAAATGATTCAGGAACCGGCGTGCTTGTAGTAGGCGCTGCCTCAGGCGCAGGGGCTTTACACCCTGCAACCGTAAGACATAAACCTAATGCAATACCATATTGATATGATTTGAATTTATACATGATTGTTATCAATTTCTTCTGTTAATGGATTCTCTTCTTCATGTTTCACTAATTTGTGTCGTTCTGCAATTTTTCCAAAAATGTAATACAATCCCGGAATTACAAATACACCACAAATAGTTCCGATAAGCATACCTCCAGCGGCGGCAGTACCAATGGTTCTGTTACCAATTTTACCCGGACCAGTCGCAAAAGCAAGTGGTAATAATCCGGCAATAAAAGCAAATGAAGTCATCAAAATTGGACGGAACCTCGCTTTCGCTCCTTCCATTGCTGCTTCAAGAACTGTTTTACCCGCTGCATGTCGCTGTATCGCAAACTCTACAATCAGTACGGCATTTTTACCCAATAAACCAATAAGCATTACCATGGCAACCTGAGCATAAATGTTGTTTTCTAATCCTGTTACTTTCAATAAAAGGAAGGCTCCAAAAATACCCGCCGGCAATGAAAGAATTACAGAAAGTGGTAAAATAAAACTCTCATATTGAGCAGCCAAAACCAAGTAAACAAATCCTAAACAAATTAAGAATACCCAAATAGCCTGATTACCCTGAGCAACCTCATCGGCAGAAATACCTGCCCAGTCAATATCATATCCTCTAGGTAATTTTTTCTCTGCAACTTCCTGAATTACTTTAATAGCTGTACCAGAACTATATCCTGATGCAGGTCCACCACTAATCTCAGTAGAGTTATACATGTTGTGTCTTGTAATCTCTGAAAGACCATATACTTTTTCTAACTTCATAAAAGCAGAAAAAGGAACCATTTCATCACGATTATTTTTCACATAAAGTTTTAAGATATCATCTGGTTGTGCACGATATTCTGGCGAAGCCTGAACGATTACTTTATAATTAATTCCGTATTTAATGAAACTAATTTCGTAGTTACTACCTACAAGAGTTGACAAAGTATTCATCGCATTTTCGATAGAAACTCCTTTTTGCTGTGCCAAATCATTATCTACTTTCATCATGTACTGAGGGAAACTCGCACTAAAGAAACTAAATACGTTAGATAATTCCGGACGTTTGTTCAATTCTTCAACAAACTCTTTATTTACAGCTTCCATTTTCTTGAAATCTCCTGAACCTGTTTTATCCAGTAAACGAAGCTCAAATCCTCCAGCTGCTCCATATCCAGGAACTGCAGGTGGTTGGAAAAACTCAATGTTTGCACCTGGAATATCTTTTGATTTCTCTTCCAGTTCTGTCATAACTTCCTGAACAGATTCTTTACGATCGTTCCAGTCTTTTAAGTTGATCAAACAAGTTCCGGCATTAGATCCGGTACCTTCCGTCAAAATTTCATAACCCGCCAATGAAGAAACAGATTTTACTCCATCAATTGTCTCAGCAATTTTTTGCAATTTCTCAGCAATATTATTCGTTCTTTCTAATGATGAACCCGGAGGCGTCTGGATAATAGCATAAAACATACCCTGATCCTCATTCGGGATAAACCCGGAAGGAACTGTACTACTAATCAACCAGGTTCCGGCACAAAATCCAAGAAGTGCAATAATTGTAACGGCTCTTCTGTTTACAATTTTAGCCAATACATTTTGGTATTTACCTTGTGCAAGGTTAAACTTGTTGTTAAATCCATCAATAAAGATGTTTACAGGAGTTCTCTTTTTAGGTGTAGCATGATTATTTTTTAACATCATTGCACAAAGTGCCGGTGTCAAAGTCAATGCGACAATACCAGAAAGGATAATTGCTGTTGCCATCGTAATCGAGAACTGTCGGTAAAATACCCCAACCGGACCTGACATAAACGCAACCGGAATAAATACCGCTGCCATTAAGAATGTAATCGCAACGATCGCTCCTGCAATTTCATGCATCGCTTTTTTAGTTGCTTTAAGTGGTGAAAGATGCTCTTCCTCCATCTTGGCGTGAACGGCTTCAATTACAACAATCGCATCATCGACGACGACCCCAATTGCAAGTACCAAAGCAAACAATGTAATTAAGTTCAACGAAATATCGAAGAATTGCATGAATACAAAAGTTCCAATTAATGAAACCGGTACCGCAATTGCTGGGATAATCGTAGAACGCCAGTCTCCTAAGAAAAGGAAAACCACTAATCCTACCAGGATAAAAGCTTCAACCAAAGTGTGAATTACTTTTTCGATAGAAGCATCAAGGAATTTAGAAACGTCATAAGAGATTTCATAATCCATTCCTTTTGGGAACTTTTGCTTGATTTTTTCAAGTTTCGCTTTTACATCTTCAATAACCTGATTGGCATTACTACCAAAAGATTGTTTTAATACGATCGCCGCAGATGGTTTTCCATTCAAATTAGAATAGATATCATACATCGAGCTGCCAAATTCAATTTTAGCAATATCCTTCAAACGTAAAAGTTCTCCGTTGCTATTTGATTTTACAATGATATTCTCGTATTGTTCTTTGGTTGTAAAACGCCCTGAATATTTTAATACATATTCAAATGCTTGAGAACGTTTACCAGAACTTTCTCCTGTTTTACCAGGCGAAGCTTCCAAACTCTGACTAGATAATGCTTCCATTACTTCATCAGCAGAAATTTTATAAGCCAACATACGATCCGGTTTCAACCAAATACGCATTGCATATTCACGTGTTCCTAAGATATCTCCTGATCCAATACCATTTACCCTTTTTAATTCAGATAATACGTTGATATCAGCATAGTTGTACAAGAACTTCATGTCGGTATTTTTATCCGTACTATAAAGATTCACGTACATCAACATACTCGGAACCTCACGCGTGATCTTAACACCTTCACGAACTACCAATGGAGGTAGTTTATTAGTAACCGAAGCTACACGGTTTTGAACGTTAATTGCAGCCTGATTAGGATCTGTACCTAAGTTAAATACAACCTGAATACTTGCTTCACCATCATTTCCTGCATCAGAGGTCATATATTTCATTCCCGGAACACCGTTAAGCGCTCTTTCTAAAGGAATAACAACAGATTTAATCATCAATTCTCCATTCGATCCAGGGTAATCCGCTGTAACGTTTACCATCGGAGGAGAGATGGAAGGAAACTGGGTGATTGGTAAATTCAACACCGACAATATCCCTAAAAAGACAATGATAAGCGATATTACTATCGACAATACAGGTCTTTGAATAAATTTATTAAACATTTTTATATTTTTTTAATGATTAAACCTATTCTGCTTTTACGCGCAAATGATTAATAACCGTTTGAGGAGATTGGTATTCGAATTTAATTTTGTCATTTTCTTTTACTTTCTGAACTCCTTCAAGTAAAATTTTATCAGTTTCAGCAAGACCTGTTTTGATAACAT
This genomic window from Flavobacterium sp. 9 contains:
- a CDS encoding efflux RND transporter permease subunit, encoding MFNKFIQRPVLSIVISLIIVFLGILSVLNLPITQFPSISPPMVNVTADYPGSNGELMIKSVVIPLERALNGVPGMKYMTSDAGNDGEASIQVVFNLGTDPNQAAINVQNRVASVTNKLPPLVVREGVKITREVPSMLMYVNLYSTDKNTDMKFLYNYADINVLSELKRVNGIGSGDILGTREYAMRIWLKPDRMLAYKISADEVMEALSSQSLEASPGKTGESSGKRSQAFEYVLKYSGRFTTKEQYENIIVKSNSNGELLRLKDIAKIEFGSSMYDIYSNLNGKPSAAIVLKQSFGSNANQVIEDVKAKLEKIKQKFPKGMDYEISYDVSKFLDASIEKVIHTLVEAFILVGLVVFLFLGDWRSTIIPAIAVPVSLIGTFVFMQFFDISLNLITLFALVLAIGVVVDDAIVVIEAVHAKMEEEHLSPLKATKKAMHEIAGAIVAITFLMAAVFIPVAFMSGPVGVFYRQFSITMATAIILSGIVALTLTPALCAMMLKNNHATPKKRTPVNIFIDGFNNKFNLAQGKYQNVLAKIVNRRAVTIIALLGFCAGTWLISSTVPSGFIPNEDQGMFYAIIQTPPGSSLERTNNIAEKLQKIAETIDGVKSVSSLAGYEILTEGTGSNAGTCLINLKDWNDRKESVQEVMTELEEKSKDIPGANIEFFQPPAVPGYGAAGGFELRLLDKTGSGDFKKMEAVNKEFVEELNKRPELSNVFSFFSASFPQYMMKVDNDLAQQKGVSIENAMNTLSTLVGSNYEISFIKYGINYKVIVQASPEYRAQPDDILKLYVKNNRDEMVPFSAFMKLEKVYGLSEITRHNMYNSTEISGGPASGYSSGTAIKVIQEVAEKKLPRGYDIDWAGISADEVAQGNQAIWVFLICLGFVYLVLAAQYESFILPLSVILSLPAGIFGAFLLLKVTGLENNIYAQVAMVMLIGLLGKNAVLIVEFAIQRHAAGKTVLEAAMEGAKARFRPILMTSFAFIAGLLPLAFATGPGKIGNRTIGTAAAGGMLIGTICGVFVIPGLYYIFGKIAERHKLVKHEEENPLTEEIDNNHV
- a CDS encoding TolC family protein translates to MYKFKSYQYGIALGLCLTVAGCKAPAPEAAPTTSTPVPESFDQTAQTQDANNNTSALQWKDYFKDQNLVDLIDVALKNNQELNITLQEIEIAKNDIRVKKGLLLPTVGVRAGAGIEKVGRYTSQGAGDATTEIKPGVETPDPLGDFTIAAYANWEVDIWKKLRNSKKAALNRYLATVEGKNFVITNLIAEVADSYYELLALDNQLDIINQTIKLQSNALEIVKIQKQAARATELGVKKFEAEVLTSKSMEFDIRQQIKEAENKINFLLGRYPQEIKRTSSTNFLSLLPAAVSSGIPSQLLANRPDVKQAELELVAAKLDVKVARAEFYPSLDISAAFGVQAFKPAYLFTFPESILYSIAGDLAAPLINRNAIKAEFASANARQLQALYNYDRTVLNAYLEVSNQLSKIENLQKGYDLKSQQVDALNTSIDVSNDLFKSARVDYFEVLMTQRDALEAKLELVDTKKEQLNAAVHVYRDLGGGWK